The Puntigrus tetrazona isolate hp1 chromosome 19, ASM1883169v1, whole genome shotgun sequence genome has a segment encoding these proteins:
- the c19h6orf47 gene encoding uncharacterized protein C6orf47 homolog — protein MSAVVGRVWGWVSPANLYSSWGSKTKPEKPPTSEIQARSRWGLWGLSGWVWRGEKTKTDQKTIAEDFREAEETIEPLNVEELRADVEREKAAGHSSSRWWSRMLPSRYFFWPRWSSSSSSPALLQRKCAGWSEGTWDSDEVDGQSDYGTPPPSPTPPKSAFQFFSRSWTGQIVPEHYDICFNFLRHLFDLFVVGFLTTVSPPTKFVLDVLGVQGALKLWLHGMAMFLVSSVGMAGLLWVVQEYLLVFALIYGVVQALVISVSVRQSEASAEGDDGKGDGEVRESEEEQDNIWEQNEPQQTGDESKKGVKQRS, from the coding sequence ATGAGCGCAGTTGTCGGGCGAGTTTGGGGTTGGGTCAGTCCAGCGAATCTGTACTCCTCCTGGGGCAGTAAGACCAAACCTGAGAAACCCCCCACATCCGAGATTCAGGCCAGAAGCAGATGGGGCTTATGGGGACTCTCTGGCTGGGTTTGGAGAGGCGAGAAGACCAAAACGGACCAAAAGACGATTGCTGAGGATTTCCGGGAGGCCGAGGAGACCATCGAGCCCTTGAACGTGGAAGAGCTGAGGGCCGATGTTGAGCGGGAGAAAGCGGCCGGCCACAGCTCCTCTCGCTGGTGGAGCCGAATGCTGCCATCCAGATACTTTTTCTGGCCCCGAtggtcgtcgtcgtcgtcgtcccCCGCGCTCCTCCAGCGGAAATGTGCCGGGTGGAGTGAGGGTACGTGGGACAGCGATGAAGTCGACGGGCAGTCGGACTATGGGACGCCTCCGCCGTCTCCCACTCCACCCAAATCTGCATTCCAGTTCTTCTCCCGCTCGTGGACGGGGCAAATCGTGCCGGAGCACTACGACATTTGCTTTAATTTCCTCCGCCACCTCTTTGACTTGTTCGTCGTGGGCTTCCTGACCACCGTATCCCCTCCGACCAAATTCGTTTTGGACGTGCTGGGGGTGCAGGGGGCCCTGAAGCTGTGGCTCCACGGGATGGCCATGTTTCTGGTGTCTTCTGTCGGGATGGCCGGTCTGCTGTGGGTGGTGCAGGAGTACCTGCTGGTGTTTGCCTTGATCTACGGTGTCGTGCAGGCGCTGGTCATCTCTGTCAGTGTGCGCCAGAGTGAAGCTTCGGCAGAGGGGGATGATGGGAAGGGCGACGGAGAGGTCAGAGAGAGCGAGGAGGAACAGGACAACATATGGGAGCAGAATGAGCCACAGCAGACCGGTGACGAAAGCAAGAAAGGAGTTAAACAAAGGAGCTGA
- the ppp1r11 gene encoding E3 ubiquitin-protein ligase PPP1R11: MAEVPGTSSETITETVQTGTPPPPQQEGRSLTIKLRKRKTEKKVEWSSDTVDNEHLGRRSSKCCCVYEKPRQFGESSSESEGDDEEGCGSAHCILGHGRRGHGQREGGGSTTPPSSGGKNPH; the protein is encoded by the exons ATGGCGGAGGTGCCAGGTACATCGAGTGAGACGATAACGGAGACCGTTCAGACGGGCACGCCGCCTCCACCCCAGCAG GAGGGCAGAAGCCTGACCATCAAGCTCAGGAAAAGGAAGACGGAGAAGAAAGTGGAGTGGTCCAGTGACACGGTGGACAACGAGCATCTGGGCCGGAGGTCTTCAAAGT GCTGCTGTGTTTATGAGAAGCCTCGACAGTTCGGCGAGTCTTCCTCGGAAAGCGAGGGGGACGACGAGGAGGGCTGCGGAAGCGCGCACTGCATTCTGGGACATGGGAGAAGAGGCCACGGACAGAGGGAGGGTGGAGGGAGCACGACGCCCCCTAGCTCCGGGGGAAAGAACCCTCACTAG